Proteins encoded within one genomic window of Methanosarcina barkeri str. Wiesmoor:
- a CDS encoding ABC transporter substrate-binding protein produces the protein MENRCSLDFSIERDDYMCETELCSGELSPGEFDFMGRIPVPLKYTFKDGLEAVLKKHRIEKRIRLNCYFPMGGGSGYFPFENIHNVDSIDDFPNMVLSPSFDNLFEKHFFEKFIDKGYFQACQPKPLPPIYADCGIEDPEKQFTIFAVVPFVFLVDHRKLDGLPIPRRWIDILDPIYHNKIIIGGWRKDENNPYSEFNSFLFLDLYKEHGIQSLKYLAYNTKNMLHYVHMSRIAGSNSELGAAIYIIPWFLADICPRRENTSVIWPEDGALAFPFYILAKKSKLEKLDVLIKYVTGRGLGQYLVDNCYPSLNPEVNYRYPDNAKLKWLGWDYVRSNDTMELIRLTSKVFFEVWQSTPFTKTRYLREKQDTEI, from the coding sequence GTGGAAAATAGGTGTTCTTTAGATTTCTCCATAGAAAGAGATGACTATATGTGTGAAACCGAACTGTGCAGCGGTGAACTTTCGCCTGGAGAATTTGATTTTATGGGGAGAATTCCGGTTCCTTTAAAATACACTTTCAAGGACGGTTTGGAGGCTGTATTAAAGAAACACAGGATTGAAAAAAGAATCCGACTCAATTGCTATTTTCCTATGGGTGGAGGAAGCGGTTATTTCCCTTTTGAAAATATTCACAACGTGGATAGCATTGACGATTTTCCTAATATGGTGTTGTCTCCATCATTTGATAACCTATTTGAGAAGCACTTTTTTGAAAAATTTATTGATAAAGGTTATTTCCAGGCGTGTCAACCTAAGCCGTTACCTCCAATATACGCTGACTGTGGTATAGAAGATCCTGAAAAACAATTTACTATTTTTGCAGTAGTTCCTTTTGTTTTTCTTGTAGATCACAGGAAACTGGATGGGCTGCCCATCCCCAGACGTTGGATTGATATTCTTGATCCGATTTACCATAACAAAATAATAATTGGCGGCTGGCGGAAAGATGAAAATAACCCGTATTCTGAGTTTAATTCTTTCTTATTTTTAGATCTGTATAAGGAGCATGGAATTCAGAGCTTAAAATATCTGGCATACAATACAAAAAACATGCTGCATTATGTTCATATGTCGAGAATCGCAGGTTCTAATAGTGAGCTTGGCGCAGCCATATATATTATCCCCTGGTTTCTGGCTGATATTTGTCCAAGGCGTGAAAATACTTCTGTAATATGGCCGGAAGATGGTGCTCTGGCATTCCCGTTTTATATTCTAGCCAAGAAATCAAAGCTGGAGAAACTGGATGTATTAATTAAATACGTTACGGGTAGAGGGTTAGGACAGTATCTGGTTGATAATTGTTATCCTTCTCTAAATCCCGAAGTTAACTACAGATATCCGGATAATGCTAAACTGAAATGGCTGGGGTGGGATTATGTGCGTTCCAATGATACCATGGAATTAATCCGGCTAACGTCAAAGGTATTTTTTGAAGTCTGGCAGAGCACTCCTTTTACAAAGACTCGATACTTACGAGAAAAGCAGGATACTGAAATTTGA
- a CDS encoding ABC transporter substrate-binding protein: MDKRGIVAIVTVIAILAIVSAVTHVGHSNTKADQGSEIGSDKYVQITDQEGRVVTIPANVTHVAALAGQSYEKLILLNQTDKMAVTIRVSNDFPWAYKVAPQLRNIPMNGNQQNPNVEDLISKKVQVVFCLDFTRDKLNSSNIPVVVTQKNSGNPENVDSFVKYVKQEIALYGEVMGPDAKKTADEWGVYFDRKANYVTSRTANLTDSQRPTVYYAIDAMTNQGKNSYPQFYVEMAGGKYISGDTEGIETITPEQLLVWNPDVIYVGHVNSTDIFANDSKFINLKAVQNNKVYLCPQGVAWWDYGAEGVLLMEYFAKTLHPDLFQDLNMTNEVKDYYSRFYHYNLTDDEANRILQHLPPANT; encoded by the coding sequence ATGGATAAAAGAGGTATAGTGGCTATTGTTACGGTTATTGCAATCCTTGCAATAGTATCTGCCGTTACACATGTAGGTCATAGTAACACAAAGGCTGATCAAGGTAGTGAGATAGGATCTGATAAATACGTTCAGATAACAGATCAAGAGGGACGAGTTGTAACTATACCAGCAAATGTGACTCATGTCGCTGCTCTTGCTGGTCAATCATATGAAAAATTAATTTTGCTAAATCAAACAGACAAAATGGCAGTGACAATACGTGTGTCCAACGATTTCCCATGGGCCTATAAGGTAGCTCCGCAGTTGAGAAATATTCCAATGAATGGAAATCAGCAAAATCCTAATGTTGAAGATCTCATAAGCAAAAAAGTACAGGTAGTATTTTGCCTGGATTTTACAAGGGATAAATTAAATTCGAGTAATATTCCTGTTGTGGTCACTCAGAAAAACTCAGGAAATCCTGAGAATGTAGACTCTTTCGTAAAATATGTGAAGCAGGAAATAGCGCTTTATGGTGAAGTAATGGGCCCGGATGCAAAAAAGACTGCTGACGAATGGGGTGTATATTTCGATCGGAAGGCAAATTATGTGACATCGAGAACTGCAAACCTCACAGATAGTCAGCGCCCAACAGTATACTATGCCATAGATGCAATGACAAATCAGGGTAAAAACTCTTATCCGCAGTTTTATGTGGAGATGGCTGGCGGCAAATATATTTCTGGAGATACAGAAGGGATTGAAACAATTACACCGGAGCAGCTACTTGTATGGAATCCTGATGTGATCTATGTAGGTCATGTTAACAGTACAGATATATTTGCTAATGACTCCAAGTTCATTAATTTGAAGGCTGTACAGAATAACAAGGTATATCTCTGCCCGCAGGGAGTAGCCTGGTGGGATTATGGTGCTGAAGGAGTGTTGCTTATGGAGTATTTTGCTAAAACATTGCATCCTGATTTGTTCCAGGATTTGAACATGACCAATGAGGTCAAAGATTACTATTCGAGGTTCTACCACTACAACCTGACAGATGACGAGGCAAACAGGATACTGCAGCATTTGCCGCCTGCCAACACTTAA
- a CDS encoding ABC transporter substrate-binding protein → MDKRSVVAICVVIAVIAIVSTAINIDHSSKEIKNSDPSRNITDQEGRNITIPTNVTRVAALAGQAYEKLILLNQTDKMAVTISAWTNLPWSSKIAPQLKNIPIENDPNVEDLISKKVQVVFCLSYDGTKDKLNSSDIAVVVTQKNSGNPDNIDSFTKYVKQEIALYGEVMGPDAKETAEEWGAYFDQKVNYVTLRTKNLTDSQRPTVYYARGPDAITTQGKNSYTQFYVEMAGGRYVAKNTDKEGLQSVTMEQLLAWNPDVIFVGRVNSTDIITNDTRLSNIRAVRDKRVYLCPQGVAYWDYGAEGVLLMEYFAKTLHPELFQDLNMTNEVKDYYLRFYHYNLTDDETNRILQHLPPASY, encoded by the coding sequence ATGGACAAAAGGAGTGTAGTGGCTATTTGTGTGGTTATTGCAGTCATTGCAATAGTATCTACTGCAATAAATATAGATCACAGTAGCAAAGAAATAAAAAACTCTGATCCGAGCAGAAATATTACAGACCAAGAAGGCCGGAACATAACCATCCCGACGAATGTCACCAGAGTAGCTGCTCTTGCTGGTCAGGCATACGAAAAATTGATATTGTTGAACCAAACCGACAAAATGGCAGTCACGATATCTGCGTGGACCAATTTGCCTTGGTCATCTAAGATAGCTCCACAGCTAAAAAATATACCTATAGAAAATGACCCTAATGTTGAAGATCTTATTAGCAAAAAAGTGCAGGTAGTATTTTGTTTGTCATATGATGGTACTAAGGATAAACTGAATTCAAGTGATATAGCTGTCGTGGTCACTCAGAAAAACTCAGGAAATCCTGATAACATAGACTCGTTCACTAAATATGTGAAACAGGAAATAGCGCTTTATGGTGAAGTAATGGGCCCGGATGCGAAGGAGACTGCCGAAGAATGGGGTGCATACTTCGATCAGAAAGTGAATTATGTGACATTGAGAACTAAAAACCTTACAGATAGTCAGCGTCCGACAGTATACTATGCTAGAGGTCCAGACGCAATAACAACCCAGGGAAAAAATTCGTACACTCAATTCTATGTAGAAATGGCTGGTGGTAGATATGTTGCAAAAAACACCGATAAGGAAGGGCTTCAAAGTGTCACAATGGAGCAGTTGCTGGCATGGAACCCTGATGTAATCTTCGTAGGCCGAGTTAACAGTACGGATATAATTACAAACGATACTCGATTGAGTAACATAAGAGCTGTACGAGATAAAAGAGTATACCTCTGCCCACAAGGAGTAGCCTACTGGGATTACGGCGCTGAGGGAGTGTTGCTTATGGAATATTTTGCTAAAACACTGCATCCTGAGCTGTTCCAGGATTTGAACATGACCAATGAAGTCAAAGATTACTATTTGAGGTTCTACCACTACAACCTGACAGATGACGAGACAAACAGGATACTGCAGCATCTGCCACCTGCCAGCTATTAA
- a CDS encoding ABC transporter ATP-binding protein, whose translation MSNIMDIRNAEFSYNGKKNVFKNVNLSVEKGDVLCILGPNGTGKSTLIKCMNSLLKLKGGEILLKNKSIYSMKETELAKIIGYIPQSNSSIFAFSVLDIVLMGRTPHLSLTSVPGTKDYKIAEEALERLGILHLKNKTYTEISGGERQLVLMARAIAQQPEILLLDEPTSHLDFGNQIRTLKVIKELSKTGLSVVMTSHFPDHAFLSCNKVAIMNQGTIMETGKPEIVVTEHNMKQAYGVDVKIIDVDEHRRACIPMQIQESHMNIGCF comes from the coding sequence ATGAGCAATATTATGGATATTAGGAATGCAGAGTTCTCTTACAACGGAAAGAAAAACGTCTTCAAAAACGTGAACCTCTCAGTTGAGAAGGGGGACGTCTTATGTATACTGGGGCCTAACGGGACCGGAAAATCGACTTTAATCAAATGTATGAACAGCCTGCTTAAACTGAAGGGTGGCGAGATATTACTGAAAAATAAGAGTATTTATTCAATGAAAGAAACCGAACTTGCAAAAATCATCGGATATATCCCGCAATCAAATAGTTCAATTTTTGCGTTTTCAGTTCTCGATATAGTTCTGATGGGCAGAACTCCACATTTGAGTTTAACATCTGTTCCCGGAACGAAAGATTATAAAATTGCTGAAGAGGCTCTGGAAAGGCTTGGAATTTTGCATCTAAAGAATAAAACCTACACTGAGATCAGTGGTGGTGAAAGGCAGCTTGTTTTAATGGCAAGAGCAATAGCTCAACAGCCCGAGATCCTTCTCCTCGACGAACCAACATCCCATCTGGATTTTGGAAACCAGATACGAACGCTCAAAGTCATAAAGGAATTGTCTAAAACTGGACTATCGGTTGTAATGACTTCACATTTTCCAGACCACGCCTTCTTATCCTGTAATAAGGTAGCTATCATGAATCAGGGCACAATTATGGAAACAGGAAAACCGGAAATTGTTGTCACTGAACATAATATGAAACAGGCCTATGGAGTTGATGTTAAAATTATAGACGTAGATGAGCATAGAAGAGCATGTATTCCTATGCAAATACAAGAATCACATATGAATATAGGCTGTTTCTGA
- a CDS encoding iron ABC transporter permease gives MFFGSFMIGRYPVSPMEVILAIVSVFAPITTNLDSTIYTVVWDIRLPRIISAMIVGAALSISGASFQGTFQNPLVSPDILGVSSGAGFGAAIAILFSFSAVMIQATAFLFGLVAVILTYYLSKRLRGNTILVMVLGGIAIAALFSALISCIKYLADPDSKLPEIVYWLMGSLSAVNSNSVLMIVGPALIGFTALLLIGWRINVLSMGDDEARSLGVNTEKMRLLVIFCCTFLTASAVSISGIIGWVGLVIPHAARMIVGPDHRKLLPASISLGATFLLLVDDVCRTATSIEIPLGILTAIIGAPVFIYLLQKGYEGWS, from the coding sequence TTGTTTTTTGGATCTTTTATGATTGGCAGATATCCAGTATCTCCTATGGAGGTCATACTGGCTATTGTATCGGTTTTTGCGCCTATCACCACAAATTTGGATTCAACCATTTATACAGTAGTTTGGGATATACGTTTGCCACGTATAATATCTGCGATGATTGTAGGTGCTGCCCTCTCAATCTCAGGGGCTTCTTTTCAGGGGACTTTCCAGAATCCACTGGTCTCTCCAGATATCCTGGGTGTCTCATCAGGTGCAGGTTTTGGAGCTGCAATAGCTATTTTGTTCAGTTTTTCCGCAGTAATGATTCAGGCTACAGCCTTTTTATTCGGCCTCGTTGCAGTTATCCTTACTTACTATCTCAGCAAAAGGCTTAGGGGCAATACTATTTTGGTGATGGTACTGGGAGGGATAGCTATCGCAGCACTCTTTTCTGCTCTCATTTCATGTATCAAGTACCTTGCAGATCCTGACAGCAAACTGCCAGAAATAGTATACTGGCTTATGGGTAGCCTCTCTGCAGTTAACAGTAACAGCGTTTTGATGATAGTAGGGCCTGCTCTGATCGGATTTACAGCACTACTGCTTATTGGATGGAGAATTAACGTTCTTTCAATGGGAGATGATGAAGCGCGTTCACTGGGCGTAAACACAGAAAAAATGAGGCTGCTGGTAATTTTTTGCTGTACGTTCTTAACAGCTTCCGCTGTAAGCATAAGTGGCATTATTGGCTGGGTGGGTCTTGTAATACCTCACGCAGCCAGGATGATTGTGGGTCCGGATCACAGAAAGCTTTTGCCTGCAAGCATTTCACTGGGGGCTACTTTCCTTTTGCTGGTTGATGATGTGTGCAGAACAGCCACATCCATTGAAATTCCTCTGGGAATACTAACAGCCATAATAGGAGCACCCGTTTTCATATACTTACTCCAAAAAGGCTACGAGGGATGGTCATGA
- a CDS encoding ABC transporter substrate-binding protein: MRTTKSPLSLLIVLCLLITLSILLISGCSQKTSDVMETTSNPNAEMAAAANTDQETTMSDTVVSDTRVITDLAGRKITLPADITRISVLHPIPCQMVWRLAPEKLVSADKQFTERLEFMSTDEEKRLLALPINGEFHSDMNIEDLLAVSPQVVITLTKDTKIESEQKKVGIPFIAASKDTLEEIADSWRLIGKIVGNEKEGNELGDYWDETIKKVTDQTSKIKESDKLKVYYAQPDVTKTVGSRTIMASIISLAGGISFMEANPQMESANTSEEIQVSLEQIYQWNPDVIITKTAKGRDEILSKDAWKDIAAVKNKRVYASTKYEMLDRTQSLMGLLWTAKVLYPDKVKIDLDKEVKTFYSKVYLDNNVTNDQISQTN, translated from the coding sequence ATGAGAACAACAAAAAGTCCACTAAGTTTGTTAATCGTGCTGTGTCTGTTAATAACACTATCTATACTGCTTATAAGTGGATGCTCACAGAAAACAAGCGATGTTATGGAAACAACATCAAATCCCAATGCTGAGATGGCTGCTGCAGCAAATACGGATCAGGAAACAACAATGTCGGATACTGTAGTGTCAGATACTCGGGTAATTACCGATTTAGCAGGTAGAAAAATCACTTTGCCTGCTGATATTACCAGGATTTCAGTGTTACATCCGATACCGTGCCAAATGGTATGGAGGCTGGCGCCGGAAAAGCTTGTGAGTGCGGACAAGCAGTTTACTGAACGACTAGAATTTATGTCAACTGATGAAGAAAAGAGGCTGCTGGCTCTTCCGATTAATGGAGAATTCCACAGTGACATGAACATAGAAGATCTTTTGGCAGTCAGTCCACAAGTAGTAATAACGTTAACAAAGGATACGAAAATTGAATCAGAACAAAAAAAAGTTGGCATTCCATTCATTGCTGCGTCAAAAGATACGCTTGAAGAGATTGCAGATTCATGGAGATTAATCGGTAAAATTGTTGGAAATGAAAAAGAAGGAAACGAGCTTGGGGATTACTGGGATGAAACCATCAAAAAGGTTACCGATCAAACCTCGAAAATTAAAGAAAGTGATAAGCTCAAAGTATATTATGCGCAGCCAGATGTCACCAAGACGGTTGGGTCCAGAACCATTATGGCGTCTATCATCAGTTTGGCGGGAGGCATAAGCTTCATGGAAGCAAATCCGCAAATGGAATCGGCCAATACAAGTGAAGAAATCCAGGTCTCGCTGGAACAAATCTATCAGTGGAATCCAGATGTTATTATTACTAAAACTGCGAAAGGTCGTGATGAAATTCTCTCGAAAGACGCCTGGAAAGATATTGCTGCCGTAAAGAATAAGCGCGTTTACGCATCTACAAAATACGAGATGCTTGACCGGACACAATCGCTGATGGGACTTTTGTGGACCGCGAAAGTGCTTTATCCGGATAAAGTGAAAATTGACCTGGACAAAGAGGTAAAAACATTTTATTCAAAAGTATATCTTGATAATAACGTGACTAATGATCAAATCAGTCAGACAAATTAA
- a CDS encoding asparagine synthetase B: MYTPNITKKGVNMCGIAGAAGTPDTNEEVKRMLAALGHRGPDACGTYQAKGLSIGNTLLKITGDMLQPLVGKGALVLNGEIFNFRELAAEQGIKTNSDTEVLFALIETKIKEGETPTNAIFSVLSRVNGDYALAYVLGNKLVLARDPVGVKPLFYSLEKEGKKPKLAFASEKKAFSSQKDQIKSFPPGRVMAFDIRNGRLEEKSLTIDPPQERISEEHEASSRLKAALEKAVEIRLTKTSGIAFSGGIDSTFLAALAKNIDPSISLYAVGLPDSHDLVQAQRAAEVAGMSDSLKTHTLSPEEIEAAIPNVIYSTESTDPMKIAIGLPLYFVAKTAKEDGKRVLLTGQGADELFGGYNRHKALLEHGPKVLDRAIYTDLKNISTINLERDDMVTMANSVELRVPFLDKEVIKTGLAISPELKVLKRDSLYIRKYILRKAADGLLPSELLWKEKKAIQYGTGVQKVLDRLAREAGFSKREGNHIEKYLKKVAENQGFDFIFR; this comes from the coding sequence GTGTATACACCGAATATAACGAAAAAAGGAGTAAACATGTGCGGAATAGCAGGAGCAGCAGGAACTCCTGATACAAATGAAGAAGTAAAAAGAATGCTTGCAGCCCTGGGGCACAGAGGGCCCGATGCTTGCGGAACCTATCAGGCCAAAGGACTGAGTATAGGAAATACTCTGCTTAAAATCACAGGCGACATGCTCCAGCCTCTGGTTGGAAAAGGAGCTCTGGTACTCAATGGAGAAATTTTCAATTTCAGGGAACTTGCAGCCGAACAGGGTATAAAAACCAATTCAGACACTGAAGTACTTTTTGCTCTCATAGAAACAAAGATAAAGGAAGGAGAAACGCCTACAAATGCGATTTTTTCTGTACTTTCCAGAGTAAATGGAGATTACGCTCTGGCCTATGTCCTGGGTAACAAACTTGTACTCGCTAGAGACCCTGTAGGAGTCAAACCTCTGTTTTATTCCCTGGAAAAGGAAGGAAAAAAACCTAAACTCGCTTTTGCCTCCGAAAAAAAAGCTTTTTCCAGCCAAAAGGACCAGATAAAATCTTTTCCGCCTGGCAGAGTTATGGCTTTCGATATCAGAAATGGAAGGCTTGAAGAAAAATCCCTTACAATTGATCCTCCGCAAGAAAGAATCTCAGAAGAACACGAAGCCTCTTCCCGCCTAAAGGCGGCTCTTGAAAAAGCTGTAGAGATAAGGCTTACAAAAACTTCAGGAATTGCGTTTTCAGGAGGAATTGACAGTACCTTTTTAGCTGCCCTTGCAAAAAACATTGATCCCTCAATTTCCCTTTATGCTGTCGGGCTTCCTGATTCCCATGACCTTGTCCAGGCTCAGCGTGCGGCTGAAGTTGCTGGCATGAGTGATTCCCTCAAGACTCATACCCTTTCTCCCGAAGAAATTGAGGCTGCAATCCCGAACGTGATCTATTCGACGGAATCTACGGACCCTATGAAAATTGCAATTGGGCTTCCACTCTATTTTGTAGCGAAAACTGCAAAAGAAGACGGAAAACGAGTCCTTCTCACAGGTCAGGGTGCAGACGAACTTTTTGGAGGTTATAACAGGCACAAGGCCCTCCTAGAGCATGGTCCTAAGGTACTTGACAGAGCGATCTACACAGACCTTAAAAACATTTCAACTATAAACCTTGAAAGGGACGACATGGTTACCATGGCCAACTCTGTAGAGCTCAGGGTGCCTTTTCTGGATAAGGAGGTAATAAAAACAGGGCTTGCAATCAGCCCTGAACTCAAAGTCCTTAAAAGAGATAGCCTGTATATAAGAAAATATATCCTGAGAAAAGCCGCAGACGGCCTGCTTCCATCGGAACTTCTCTGGAAAGAAAAGAAAGCAATCCAGTATGGGACAGGAGTTCAAAAGGTACTTGACAGGCTTGCCCGCGAGGCAGGATTTTCAAAAAGGGAAGGAAACCATATCGAGAAATACCTAAAAAAGGTTGCTGAAAACCAGGGGTTCGATTTCATATTCAGGTAA
- a CDS encoding AAA family ATPase: protein MLIKIAITGKGGVGKTTLSGTLARLLARDGYEVLAIDADPDMNLASSLGVETPPKPLTEFKDLIQERAGAPGGAFVYNPKVDDIASKYGVIGPDGVRMLVMGTVDRGGSGCMCPASAFLRALLRHLMLKEKSAVILDMEAGIEHLGRGTTRGMDLMIIVVEPGARSLETAERIKKLSSEIGIKHLAAVINKGGSGKVNDKLEDMGIQVLGEIPFDTMLMQADLEKRAPIEVGGEAIDAIVKIKEKLMEVVEEIEIEEEDSKSKK, encoded by the coding sequence ATCCTCATAAAAATAGCAATTACCGGAAAAGGCGGCGTTGGAAAAACAACTCTCTCAGGCACTCTGGCCAGACTGCTTGCAAGGGATGGATACGAGGTACTGGCAATAGATGCAGACCCGGATATGAACCTGGCATCTTCGCTTGGGGTCGAAACTCCCCCTAAGCCCCTGACAGAATTCAAAGACCTAATTCAGGAAAGGGCAGGTGCCCCAGGTGGAGCTTTCGTCTACAACCCTAAAGTCGATGATATTGCGAGTAAATATGGAGTTATAGGGCCCGATGGAGTCAGAATGCTTGTTATGGGTACCGTAGACCGCGGGGGAAGTGGATGTATGTGTCCGGCCTCAGCTTTCCTGAGAGCTCTTCTCAGGCACCTTATGCTCAAGGAAAAGAGTGCAGTGATCCTTGATATGGAAGCAGGGATCGAACATCTCGGAAGGGGCACTACAAGAGGGATGGACCTCATGATCATTGTAGTTGAGCCTGGGGCAAGATCGCTTGAAACAGCTGAGAGAATAAAAAAACTGTCTTCCGAAATAGGGATAAAACACCTTGCTGCCGTAATTAATAAAGGAGGCTCAGGAAAAGTTAATGATAAACTTGAAGATATGGGCATCCAGGTACTTGGAGAAATTCCCTTTGACACCATGTTAATGCAGGCCGACCTGGAGAAACGGGCTCCTATTGAGGTAGGTGGCGAAGCTATTGACGCTATAGTAAAAATTAAGGAAAAACTGATGGAAGTCGTTGAAGAGATCGAGATAGAAGAGGAAGATAGCAAGAGCAAAAAATAA
- a CDS encoding tetratricopeptide repeat protein, giving the protein MTEEKVSEKMDKAKQKESQTAEKTEEPEDLRQLLAKAGETGSYEDKLRLYDKALTLDPLFLDAWIQKGFALDRIGKSKEALECYDRALEIDPENLGIRCLMGFAYNNLNEFEKSIASYDEVLKVNPDDVFSLYQKGSALESLGRYGEAMKCYDKALEIDPTDVLIREKKLRLLEIIYKKGTLADSPDSGFN; this is encoded by the coding sequence ATGACAGAAGAAAAGGTGAGTGAAAAGATGGATAAAGCAAAGCAAAAGGAGTCGCAAACGGCAGAAAAAACCGAAGAACCAGAGGATCTCAGGCAGCTCCTTGCCAAAGCTGGCGAGACTGGCAGTTACGAAGACAAACTCAGGCTGTATGATAAAGCCTTAACTCTGGACCCTTTGTTTCTCGATGCCTGGATCCAGAAAGGTTTCGCCCTGGACAGGATAGGGAAATCAAAGGAAGCTCTTGAATGCTATGACAGAGCTCTTGAAATCGATCCTGAAAATCTGGGGATCAGGTGCCTTATGGGTTTTGCCTATAACAACTTGAATGAATTTGAAAAGTCGATCGCGTCTTATGATGAGGTTTTGAAAGTAAATCCTGACGATGTATTCTCGTTATATCAGAAAGGTTCAGCTCTGGAAAGCCTTGGAAGATATGGGGAAGCTATGAAGTGTTATGATAAAGCGCTTGAGATCGATCCAACTGATGTTCTTATCAGAGAAAAGAAATTGAGGCTCCTGGAAATTATTTATAAAAAAGGAACTTTAGCTGACTCTCCAGACAGCGGCTTCAATTGA
- a CDS encoding calcium/sodium antiporter: MPVINILIFLGGLLLLVKGSDLFVLTSSRIARRFGVSEFVIGLTLVSVGTSVPELASSLTASFQQASGIVIGNILGSNIANIGLIASTAALLTNIKTEEVMLRRDGYIMLFASFLLFFFMLDFKISRLEALIFILFYLAYLLFLLDKVKRHEEEIYFKDFMIYFFKFEYLFDLKSRIKLQVQEREKRNQNFEETKKSTQITGKRTQKKNESESEIEMRTKNESITELGTKSKTDPEYEDIDVEVTEENLYETSLLIEFFKLIASGAAIIIGAKYFVEQAVFFALLLEVPETLIGISLVAVGTSVPELMVTISAARSDYAGIALGNVIGSNIANILLILGCSGLVHPITVTGLSIYYIAPFMLIMSLLLILFIRTGWRVKKFEGLILILLYLSFMVLILWLG; the protein is encoded by the coding sequence GTGCCTGTAATTAATATCCTTATATTTCTTGGCGGGCTCTTACTGCTCGTAAAAGGATCAGACCTCTTCGTATTAACATCATCCCGGATTGCAAGAAGGTTTGGAGTATCCGAATTTGTAATAGGATTGACTCTTGTGTCCGTGGGCACGTCAGTGCCTGAGCTTGCATCCTCTCTGACGGCATCTTTCCAGCAAGCAAGTGGGATAGTTATAGGCAATATACTTGGGTCAAATATTGCTAATATAGGTCTGATTGCAAGTACGGCAGCTCTCCTGACAAATATCAAGACTGAAGAGGTTATGCTGAGAAGGGATGGCTATATAATGTTATTTGCCTCTTTTCTCCTCTTTTTTTTTATGCTCGACTTTAAAATTTCGAGGTTAGAAGCCTTAATTTTTATTTTATTTTATCTTGCCTATCTTTTATTCCTGCTCGATAAAGTGAAAAGACATGAAGAAGAGATATATTTTAAAGATTTTATGATTTATTTTTTCAAATTTGAGTATCTTTTCGATCTGAAATCAAGAATTAAACTCCAGGTTCAGGAACGCGAAAAAAGAAATCAAAACTTTGAAGAAACGAAAAAAAGCACCCAAATAACCGGAAAAAGAACTCAAAAGAAAAACGAAAGCGAATCCGAAATTGAAATGCGAACCAAAAATGAATCAATAACCGAATTGGGAACCAAATCGAAAACGGATCCTGAATATGAAGATATTGATGTCGAAGTTACAGAAGAAAACCTTTACGAAACCAGCCTTTTAATAGAATTTTTCAAGCTTATAGCAAGCGGGGCTGCAATCATAATTGGGGCAAAGTATTTTGTCGAACAGGCAGTCTTCTTTGCTCTGCTGCTGGAAGTTCCAGAGACGCTTATAGGAATAAGCCTTGTTGCGGTTGGGACTTCAGTTCCTGAACTCATGGTAACCATTTCGGCAGCCCGGAGTGATTATGCTGGCATTGCTCTTGGAAATGTCATAGGGTCAAATATTGCAAATATACTTTTGATACTGGGATGCTCAGGACTTGTCCACCCAATCACGGTAACCGGCCTCAGTATTTATTATATAGCGCCTTTTATGCTGATAATGAGCCTCCTGCTCATCTTATTTATACGAACGGGCTGGAGAGTCAAAAAGTTCGAAGGGCTTATCCTGATCCTTCTCTATCTGAGCTTCATGGTTCTGATCCTCTGGCTGGGATAA